From the genome of Thermodesulfovibrionales bacterium:
GTTTCACAGCTGCCTCGATCCTTCCTGCCACCCTCTTCCTCATCCCCGTGAGACGCATGGCCTTTTCAGAGAGTTCAGCTTCCCGCGAGGCTAGGGTCTCCTGCCTCTCCTTCAGCTGTTCATCGGAGATGGTCAGTCCCTGCAATTCCTGTTCAGCCCTCTGCCGGTATTCCAGGATTCCCTCGGTACCCTCGCCGTACTTTCTCTCTAATCTCCTGATAAGATCGAGGCGCTCTTCAACGACATCGAGCCTGTCAGGGTTCAGATCGTATCTGTCCCGGCAGGACCTGAGAGAAGACGCTGCATCGTCGAGGAGAGGCTTTGACGATTCAAGGAGGTCGAGGACCTCCCGGATGCCGCTGTCGATCTTCGAGACTTCCTTCACCATCGATATTACAGCAGAGAGTTTTTCTGCCAGAGAGTCGTTTCCGCTGTAAAGGAGGGAATATGCCGAACCGCTCAGTTCAGCGAGTTTGGCCGTGTTTGCGAGGATGGCCCGCTCTTCTTCAAGGGTCTCTTTTTCGCCGGGCTTCAATGAAGAAGCGTCGATCTCCCCTATCTGGAACCTGAGGAGGTCGATCCTCTGTTCCTTCTCCTTGACGTTCGATGTCAGGGAGGAGAGTTCCTCTTTCATCGCCCGCACTTCGTGAAAGAGCCGCTCAACCCCGGCCCGTTCGGGGAGAAGTTTTCCGTAGGCGTCGAGGAGGGACCGCTGGTTCTCGGGAGAGAGGAGGCTCTGATGTTCATGCTGGCCGTGGATATCGACGAGGGTCCGCCCCAATTCGAGGAGTGTCTGGACATTGACCATGGTGTCGTTGATGTAGGCCCTGCTCTTTCCCGATGAAGAGAGAATCCTCCTGAGGATGATCCCCTCTTCCGAAGGGATACGGAGTCTTTCGAGCACGGGGTGACGAGCGATATCGAAGAATGCCTCGACAAAGGCCTCGTTCCTGCCTCCCCTGACCATATCGCTCTGTGCCCTCTCTCCCAGGGTGAGGCCGAGGGCATCGATGATAATCGATTTCCCCGCACCGGTCTCACCGGTCAGGACATTGAGGCCGGGCTCAAATTCGACGGTGAGGGCTTCAATGATCGCAAAGTCCTTTATCCTGAGCTCTCTGA
Proteins encoded in this window:
- the recN gene encoding DNA repair protein RecN is translated as MVWFKAMLRELRIKDFAIIEALTVEFEPGLNVLTGETGAGKSIIIDALGLTLGERAQSDMVRGGRNEAFVEAFFDIARHPVLERLRIPSEEGIILRRILSSSGKSRAYINDTMVNVQTLLELGRTLVDIHGQHEHQSLLSPENQRSLLDAYGKLLPERAGVERLFHEVRAMKEELSSLTSNVKEKEQRIDLLRFQIGEIDASSLKPGEKETLEEERAILANTAKLAELSGSAYSLLYSGNDSLAEKLSAVISMVKEVSKIDSGIREVLDLLESSKPLLDDAASSLRSCRDRYDLNPDRLDVVEERLDLIRRLERKYGEGTEGILEYRQRAEQELQGLTISDEQLKERQETLASREAELSEKAMRLTGMRKRVAGRIEAAVKPILRELAMDKAEFAVEVRTGSLTSSGMDTIEFLFSANEGEPVRPLGRIASGGELSRIMLALKETLAEVDMVPVLIFDEVDAGIGGRTAEHVGMRLKSLATKHQVLCITHLPQIAAMADRHMMIEKLSKKDGLWVSVRETSREEREEEIARMLSGKITDISLRHARELLGRR